CTTCTTCGTGCGCTGTCCAAACAGCCCCGGCAGCATGTCCTTCAGATTGATATCCATCTCCTCAGAACCCTGATTTGAGATCACCTCAAAGCTAGGCTGGTTACGGTCGCGCACATCCAGTTCCACTGTGCGCTCATCCAGCTTGCCCTCGCGAAACTGTTGCCGCAGCTTCTCTCTCGTCCGATGCTCACGGTCCCCCGGCTTCTCCTCGGAGTCATCCACTGCCCCCGCCACAGGCAGCTGAATCACATTGCTCCCAGGCTCGTGCGTCGCCGCAGCGGCAGTTGCAGCAGGAGCGGCCGTTGGCGTCGGAGGCAGCAGCAGATCGATCAGACGATCCTCCGCCGCAAGCTCCGCCTTGTCCTCCACCTCTTCCATCTTCTCTTCGCGAACCATGTCGATCGCGATCTCCACCAGGTCGCGCACAATCGACTCCACATCGCGCCCAACATACCCGACCTCGGTAAACTTCGAGGCCTCCACCTTCAGAAACGGCGAGTTCGTCAGCTTGGCCAGCCTTCGCGCAATCTCCGTCTTTCCCACGCCCGTTGGCCCGATCATGATGATGTTCTTCGGCATGATCTCATCAGCCAGCTCTGGCGGAAGCTTCTGCCGGCGCATGCGATTACGCAGCGCAATCGCCACCGCCCGCTTGGCCGCATGCTGTCCCACCACGTACTTATCGAGCTCCGTGACGATCTCACGCGGCGTCATCTCGTCCAGTGCAAGCGCCTGATCTTCAGCAGTTCCAGGTAAAAAAATTGCCATCGTGCTGTACTCCTTGTCGCATGTCGCAGCGACGAATCTTTGAACCTCTACGAACTGTCGAGCCTACTGGTTCTCTGCCGTCTCGGACTTCAGCTCTTCCACCGTCACCTGGTCATTGGTATAGATGCAGATCTGTCCGGCAATCTTTAGACTCTTCACGGCAATCTCTCGGGCGCTTAAATCGGTGTTCTCCATCAAAGCCCGCGCGCTGGCCAGGGCAAAGCTGCCTCCGCTGCCAATCGTCGCGATCCCTTCATCCGGATCGATCACATCGCCGGTGCCCGACAGCAGAAACGTATGTTTCGAATCGGCCACAATCAACAGCGCTTCAAGCTGCCGCAACATCTTGTCCGTGCGCCAGTCCTTGGCCAGCTCCACCGCTGCCCGCCCCAGGTTGCCCGCATACTGCTCCAGCTTCGTCTCAAACCGCGCAAACAGCGAGAACGCATCCGCAGTCGATCCCGCAAATCCCGCCAGAACCTTGTCCTGGTACAGACGCCGGATCTTCTTCGCCGACCCCTTCATAATCGTCGAGCCAAGCGACACCTGCCCATCGGCAGCCATCACCACGGAGTCGCCGCGACGCACACAGATAACGGTAGTGGAGCGAATCCGCCGCCCGTCGCCCAAATCCAGTGGGTGGGCGATGCCAAGCGGGTGGGGAACGCCAAGCGGCTCGGCGATGCGAAGCGGAAGAGTGGAGTTTTTAGCGGGAGCGGACAACTTGGAAATAGAGGACGAAGGCGGCTTCATGGGCAACCTTCAGTATATCGTCAATCCTCCATTCCTCTACGCCCGCGCATCGCCCATCCGTCAATCCAGGTAGAGGGGCGATTCCCAAGCACAAGCGTTCATCTGCGGCAGCTCGCGTTCTCCGCATTCGGAAACGCCAGAAAAGTAATGCTTGCCGGAGCAAGACGAACCACCCCGGCAGCCTGCGCCTCTCCTTCGAGCGAAGGAAGATCCCCTTCGGAGTTAACCTGCAACTCCACGCCATTCAGCTCCACTTTGTTGTCCATCAGGTCCTTCGCCGTCAACGTGTAGCGCTTCGACTTCGCTGGCACCTTGAGTTCCTGAGCCGTCGTACGATCGGCGTTGATCGCCAGCAACGCCACACCTCCCGCTTGATTCCGCAGGCAGTGCGCGTACATATGCAGATTCGGCGAAGGCGAAGCATCAGCATCGAGCACCGTCGTCCCCATCAGCTTCCGCCATAACAAAGCAGACCAGTAGTTCGGGCGGGGAATCAGCGTAGCCTCATCCACCAGCGCGTAATCGCTCGCTGCCAGTGTGTTGTGCATCACCACCTGCACACCCCGCTTCGCCAAAGTTCCAAGTTGATTCAGGTAACGGAAGCTGTCGATAAAGTCCGAAGCCCACGGATTGCCGCCACACGCCGTCTCGCCTGTCTCGGTCAGCCAAAGCGGTTTACCCGGCGCAAATCGATCGCGTAGCTTCGCATAGAAATCCTCATCCCGATTCGTCCGCGACAGCCAATCATCCGTCAGCGCCGCCTCCGATGTCGTCTGCATCGCCGCGCCCATCATCTTGCATCGCTGCGAGACGCCCCCGTAAAAGTGATACGAAAATGCATCCACACCAGGTCCGGACGCAGCCATCATGTCCTCGGTCTTGATCATCGAATTCGGCGGCAGTCCAACCGCAAGCCCTATCTCCCCAACCGACCCGGGGCCGAGAATCACCATCTCGGGCGCAGCTTCCTTCGCAAATCCGCGAAACACCTTGAAGTCTCTTCCATACGCCGCGGCATCATAGCCCTTCGGCGCGCCCCCCATCCCGGCAAAGGTCGGCTCGTTGAACATCTCCGCCGCCGCAATACTGCCCCCGGCCGCCTTCGTGTATGAGAGCACCTTCTTTGCCTCCACCGGAGTCCAGACGCCCTCGGCATCGCGCACCCCTGGGCTTATCGCGAAAGACGTCACAATCTTCGCATCCACAGCCTTCGAAAAATCGATGACGCCCTTCCACTCCGGCCGCGTCAGCACGGCGTTGAAACCTATTGGCGGAGTCGCCGGTACCGGCTCGTCCGAATCATGGAAGTAGGTCGTGTTCTCCCAGGTTCCGCTAACCCTTACATACGAAGGCGCCAGTCCCGCCGCAAGCTTGCGCAACCGCGGGTTCGCCAGGTTGATCGGCTCACGGTACCGAAACGCGGAAGGATCCATCCCCGCAGGAGCCGAGTTCTTCGCGCTGGCCGGCACATCCTGCTCGGCGCTGCCTTGTTTCTTGTAAGGAGCCCAGAAACGTCCGCCAGTCACCTCAACCATCTCGATGTTGAACGATTGAAAGCGCTCTTCTACCGTACCGACCTTCGGCATCTTCGCAGGGGTAATCGCAACAGGAGCTTGAGCGAGGAGAGTCAGCGGCCATGCAGGTGCGATCAACGCAAGCCCCAGCAGAGATCTAAACCATTTCGTTCCATTCATATTCGTCACTCCCGGGAGCATCCACGTCATTTAGTTTGAACTTCGCCGGAATTCTACTCTCAGCGGATAAGAATAAGAAACCCTCTATTTAAATTTCTTTTGAAGCACCTGACCTTCGCCGCAATCCCCCAAAAGAACGTTACTGACACAGCACCTTCCCCCTCCCGATCCCCTCGTCATGGACTATGCTTTTTGGCAGAGACTGTGTTTGCGCTGATTCCAACCCACCTGCCGTACGTCCTCCGTTCGCCGCGAGTCCTCATCGCCATGGGAGCAACGACAGCGGCAGCAATCGGCGTCGTCAGCTACGTCCTCACGCGCAAAAAACCCACTGCCGAAGAGGTCGAGCGCGAGCGTCGCGAGACCTTGGCGCGAGTCGGCCGCATCACCGACGGAACCATCATGGACACCATGGTCGCGGAGGTTCGCAAACCTGCCCTCGATCTCGCAGACGACCCGGAACCAGC
The nucleotide sequence above comes from Tunturibacter empetritectus. Encoded proteins:
- the hslV gene encoding ATP-dependent protease subunit HslV — protein: MKPPSSSISKLSAPAKNSTLPLRIAEPLGVPHPLGIAHPLDLGDGRRIRSTTVICVRRGDSVVMAADGQVSLGSTIMKGSAKKIRRLYQDKVLAGFAGSTADAFSLFARFETKLEQYAGNLGRAAVELAKDWRTDKMLRQLEALLIVADSKHTFLLSGTGDVIDPDEGIATIGSGGSFALASARALMENTDLSAREIAVKSLKIAGQICIYTNDQVTVEELKSETAENQ